The Desulfobacterales bacterium genome includes the window TCGACAGGGTTTCTTTATTGATCATGTGATGGGTCTCCGGCGTGCCCGGAACGTGGAGGCTCACGATGTCCGCCTCCCGGAGCAGCTCCTCGACGGTCGCCACACGGCGTGCCCCGAGATCCTTCTCTATGTCCGGGGCGGAAACGACGTCGAAGTAGATGATCTTGGCCTCGAATCCGGCGAAGCGGTAGGCAACCTTGCGGCCGATCTTGCCCGCGCCGATCAGCCCCAGGGTCTTGCCCACCACCTCGAAGGTGTTGAAGCCGGTGATGGGCCTGCGCCAGTTCCCTTCGCGCACCGAACGGTCGCAATGGGTGAGGCGCTTGTACAAAGATAGCAAGAGCGCAACCGTGTGCTCGGCTACGGCCCACGCATTCGCACCGCCGTTGGTAGCGACGGGAATCCCAAGCTCACCGGCGAGGCTGACAACGATCGCGTCATACCCGGCGGTGAGGAGCTGGATCAGGCGCAGCTTCCCGGCGGAGCGCATGAGTTCCCCTGAAATCACCGCGGGATGCAGCACCAAAAACTCCGCGTTCTTCAGCAGCGGGAGCTTGTCCTCGTCCGGCGCTTTCTTGAACACCCACTTTGCCGTGTACCCCGCGGGAGCACCTTTTTCGAAAAGCCCTGCGACCCATTCGTTCTGTCCATTGATGAAAAGTGTATCGTGCACGCCGGAGCCTCCTCGTGTTCTTGGATACGCATATCAGGTTAAATCAGGGGGACGTCCGTAAACAAGTAAATAACCAATCTTTAATTACTGTAAAACCTTGATAATTCAAAACCCGGCCGGGCGAAAAGGTGAGACGCTGCTTGAATAGGATCCTGTATTTTGCTCAAAACGCCCTACCGGGTACGATGAAACAAAAACAGTCTAAAAAAGGAGTAGGCAGCAGGCTGAGAGGATGCTTTCGATCAAATGGACATGGGTTAGGACTTTTCTGGTGACAATCTAAATATGCCTTGCTTTTTCAGTTAGATATGGTTTATTTAAAGTAACGCTGAGCAAAAATGTGACGATTGCAGGGCAAAGGGCGTAAGTGAGATGCAAAAAGGCAAGATAAAAATTGAAAAATTACTAAAAGAAAAGCGTAAGGCAGTCATGATCTTGACCGCAAAGCATGGCGCACGAAACCCAAGAATTTTCGGTTCCGCAGCCAGGGGCGAGACAGGTCCCGAGAGCGACATCGACCTTTTGGTGAAGATGGAAGATGGTCGGAGCCTGCTTGATTTGAGTGCACTGGCCTTGGACCTGAAGGATCTGCTCGGAATTAAGGTGGACGTGGTTTCCGAAGATGGGCTTTATTGGCTTCTGCGTCGACGAATCCTGAAAGAGGCCAAACCATTATGAAAAAGGATTCCAGAGTATATCTTGCCCAAATCCTGGAGAGGATCGATCGGATCAAGGAGTTTACGGCCGACGGAAAGCAAGCCTTTTTGAACGATCTCCGCACTCAAGATGCTGTTATTCGCAACTTCGAGGTTATCGGGGAAGCAGCGAAGCGTATCCCTGAAGAATATCGAAAAGGACAGCCGACGATCCCCTGGAGAGAACTCTCTGGATTCCGCGATGTTCTGATTCATCAGTATGAAGGTGTGAACGCCGCTGAGGTATGGCAAATCGTTGAAAAAAATCTTGACCCCTTGCGTCGCGCGATAGTTGCCATTCTCCCCCCGCTCAATGAGTTGGAAAAAGAAATCGCCGGAAATAAAGAGCCTGATAAGAAAGTAAAAAGGAAAAAATAAGAAGCGTTTCGGTTGAAGCTTTAAATTTTAAAGGGGTCAAGTCCCGGTTAAACATGTCCTGCGGAATTTAACCCCGGTTAAATAAAAATCAGGAACTGATTTAACAGGGTAAACAGGATAAATCTGCGCTTGACGCTTGCCAACTAATTCTATTCATTTTCGATCACCCGCGCCACCTCCCCGCCGCAGCGGGTGCAAACCCCTCTCAAGACCAGCATTCCCCTTTCCACCTTTCCGCTTGCATTTCCGATGCCTGTGGTCTCTCGACAGTCGACACACCAGACGTTGTTGAGAATTTTCACCTGAAGATCACCGGCTACGGCATCCCAAATCTTTCGGGCCTGGGGTGCTGGTGATCCGTTCGACTGGTAGTGTCGTATTCATAAGAGAAGGTCCTGATTAGCGTCAATTGGTAGCTGATATTGACAAGCAAATTAGGTGGTTAGAGTTAGCTCGGAAGCTGGGAGGCGTGGAAGTAGTAGCAGGAGACAGAAGGCAGGGAAGTAAGAAGTAAGGAGTAGGTAGAAAGGAGTAGGCAGTCAGGGAAAGGAGTAGGCAGGAGTAAGGAGACAGAAATGAAACTATAATCGGCGCAAGGCGAAATGAAGAGCGGGCTGCGGAGAAGGCCGATTTTGACACATGAATTTATATCTGTTATCTATCCCCGATGCAGAAGGATTTCCATCTCAAGCGGCGCGTTGCGATGGCGCTGATTCAGGGGTTCACCAGCGCTTCCTGCTGGTCGCCCTTTTATGTCGGCATGATTGTCGTGCTTTTCGCCATTCCGACGCTGAAGTGGAGCGACGTTGCCCCTTCGGGAGCAATGCTGGCGCTGACGCTCATCATGACGGGATGGCTTTACGACCGTTACGCTGTTCGGCAAAGCACATTACCCGCCGAGAACCCGGCAAAGCCGGAACTTTCAGCGCTAAAATTTTCACAGGCGATTCATATCCTGATCCTTTTGGTTGCATCTGTGATGACAATTTTCGAATTAACCGGCGTCGCGATCCCCGTGACTCTCGGACTCGTCAGTCCGCCCTTTGCGATAATCTGGTTTGTGCTTATCGAGTTTCAGCCCCGCACCACAATTCGTCGGGGGGTGGAGTTGACCGGCAAGGTGGTCGGTGGCCTGCCGAGTTTACGCAACGCTATAGAAAATGGGAGGCGTAAAGGCTGGAAGGCGATGAAAAAGTTAGGGGCCGGTTTGTTTGTTCCAGATATCTCCTCAGCCTCCCAAGACATCATTTATATAGAAAACCTGGGATATATCTGATTAACCCTTCCGATAGCAGACTGTTGTCACCGTCGCGCGTAAACCCTTTGCCGGGCCTTTGCGGCAGCCGTCAGGACGTCCACCTGGGTGTCGACATAGTCATAGACCCGGGCTTTTTCCTTTCCGGCGGCCGGACGCAGGACCCGGCCGAGATACTGCAGCAGGCGGCCGCTGAAGCGGATGGGGGTTGCCAGAAAAAGGGTCGACAGGTCCTTGTGATCAAACCCCTCTCCGATCAACTGGCCGGTGGCAATGAGCACCCGGACTTCTCCCTTGTTCAGACGCTCCAGGACGGCCTGGCGGTCGCTGTCCTTCAACTCGCCGGTGAGCAGCTCGCAGGAGAGCTTGTGCCGGTACTTTAAAATCGCCTGGAGCGTTTCGCAGTGTTTTTTGCGGTCGGACAACACCAGGCAAACCCCCCGGCTTGTTTCCGCCTCTTGGGCGACGTCCGAAGCGATCAGGCGGTTGCGGGCGTCATTGACGGTCAGTTCCGACAGCATTTTGCTGTAGGCTGTGACCGGATCAAAGTGCGGTTTGAAATCGGTCTCCCGAAAGCGCACCTCCACATCCAGCACATCCCCGCTTTGGATAAGCTCGGCCTTTTTCATTTCATGGTGAACATCCCCCAGGTGCCAGAAGATCAGCTTGGACAACCCGTCGCGCCGCCAGGGGGTGGCGCTGAGCCCCAGCATATAGCGGGTGCTGAATTCGGTGACGGCATCCGTAAAGGTCCGGCTGGGGGTCCGGTGGCATTCATCCACCACCAGATGACCGAAGCGGCCGCGGATCTCTGCAGCGCAGCGGTAGAGGCTCTGGACCAGCGCAACGGTGATCGTCTGTCCGACGGTTTTTTTGCCGGCGCCGATGAGGCCGACTTCGTCAGGGGGTATTTTCAGAAAAGATTCAATCCGGTCGATCCACTGAAACGCCAGGTCTTTGGTGTGCACAACGATCAGGGTCGGCTGTTGGCGCTGGGCGATCAGATAGAGGGCGATCACGGTCTTGCCGGAGCCGGTGGGTGCGCTCAGGGTCCCGAATTCCTTGGCCAGCATGTCACGGACAGCCTTCTGCTGAAACGCACGCAGCTTGCCCGTAAAGCCGAACTGCACCGGGGCCAGGTTCTGCCGCCGGTCTTCAAGTTCAAATGGTATGCCCTGCTGCCGGCACATATCGATTAAATGGCGGATATAGCCCCGGGGTATCCACAGCCCGTCTTTGCCGACGGTATCATAAAAGCGCAGTTCCTGAGGGGTTCCCCGGTTCCAGCGGCCCAGCCGGTGATTCTCCATCCATTTGGGGTTGGGAAATTTCAATTTTTCCATCAGCAGGCCGCGGAATTCAGGCGGCACCTGGCTGAGCTGCAGGGTGTTTGTCAGGACGATTCGGATGGGTCGTGTTGCTGCCATTGTTTTTTGATCCGTAACAGGCCCGGGCTGTTGTGGAGGTACATCAGGGTCGACCGGAGCCCTGCGTCCATAAATCTCTTTTCAAGACTATCGAATAAGATCGGTTTATCCGGCCAGGTAAAGCGTTTTCTGCGCTCCTGTAGTTCATCCCATTTAGCTTTAAGAGGGGAATGAGTGCCAAAAACTTCCGTTTGGGAAACATCGCAGAGAAACATTTCACACACAATCGGCTTCATCTGCCATAAACAGCCGTTTTTGTCCAGATAGATGCACTTGAATCCGTTATTTTCAGTTTCCAGGACCGCTTCCAGCCGGTCCAATGAGTCGGGGTCCGATACCAGCGCGTTGATCACCACATCGGCAAAAAACGTGATGATCCCCTCCCGGGAACAGCAGGCGCTGCGGCGGCTGTGAAAGCACGTCAGGGTGCAGACGGAACTGAAATGTTCCTTCAGAAAAGTCTGTACGTCCCGGCGAAAATCGAGATAATCGGCCGCTTCGCTCTTAAGCTTCTGCCGCTCAATATCCGAAAGGGTTTCCAGATATCCGCGCACCATCCGCAGTGCGTCAGTCTGTTCGTTCTGGTAGGAGCTCATCGTTTGCTTATGTTGCTGTCCCTTATCACAGGTTGTTACAGATTTGGCAAGCGCAGCCGATTACTTTGCGGGTTACGTCTTCTTTCTCCACCGGATTGCCGTCCTCGCCGCAGGCGATGGTTTATTGCCTGTCCGGCTTCCGGCCGGCCGGCAACATCCTGTCCAAACATTTAAGCGCTTATTTTTATACGCTCAACCGGTTTGATTTAGCAAGTTTTTAGATCGATTTCCGCCTTGCCATTGTACCTCTAAAAATGTATATAAAAGTCACTCTAAAACTCCGTCTGAGCTCTGATAGCTGTGTTATCCCGCCGTCGGCGGGACTGCGCTTTTTCATCGGCATGCGCCTTGCTCTCAGACCTGATCCGCAGTTTTTAAATGACTTTTTGGCACTTATCTTTTGTTGGAATGAACATTACAACTCTATGCAAACCAAACCAAGCATAGCCGTTGTCGGCATGGCCGGCATCTTCCCCAATGCGGCCGATCTCGATGCCTTCTGGGACAATATCGTCAACAAGGTCGATAGCATCGGCGATATACCGGCAGGCCGCTGGGTCGTGCCGCCGGCCGCCATGGTCGATCCCGCGCCCAAACCCGACAAGGCTTTTGCAACACGTGCCGGCCTGGTCAAAGATTTTGTCTTCGATCCCGACGGGCTCAGCATCGATAAAGACCTGGTCCGGGAGCTGGACCCCCTTTATCATATCGTTCTGCATGCGGGCCGGAAGGCATGGTCCGGCTGCAACACCGCGACAATCGATCTCCGTCGCGTCGGCACGATCCTGGCCGCCATTGCGCTCCCCACCGATACGGCCTCGGCCGTCACCCGGAAAATTCTGGGGGCCGCCTTTGCGGAAAAACTTTCGAAAAAAACGTTTTCGGCCGAACCCCCCGCTGTAACCCGAAACCAGTCCCTGTCCAGCCGCGTCACCGGTTTTCCCGCAGCCCTTCTTGCAAAAGCGCTGGGCCTGGGAGGGGGCAGCTATACTTTGGATGCAACCTGTGCCTCATCCCTGTATAGCGTCAAGCTGGCCTGTGATGAACTGCTGGCCCATCGGGCTGATGCCATGCTGGCAGGCGGCGTTTCCCGGCCGGAATCCCTGTATACCCAGGTGGGCTTCAGCCAGCTCCGGGCGCTGTCCCCCACCGGCCGCTGCGCCCCATTTGATGAAACCGCCGACGGGCTGGTGGTGGGCGAAGGCGCCGGCATCCTGGTCCTAAAGCGGCTGGAAGACGCCCGAAAAGACGGGGACAGAATCTATGGTTTGATCCGGGGGATCGGGCTGGCCAATGACCTGGAGGGGAGCCTGCTGTCACCGGACAGCGAAGGGCAGCTGCGCGCCATGCATAACGCCTATAGGGCGGCAGGCTGGCAGCCCGGCGATGTCGACCTGATCGAATGCCACGGCGCCGGCACCCCTTTGGGGGATAGAACCGAACTGAACAGCCTGCGCTCCCTGTGGGGCGATGCCGGCTGGCAGCCGGGCCAGTGCGCCATCGGTTCCATCAAATCCATGATCGGCCACCTGCTCACCGCAGCCGGAGCAGCCGGATTGATCAAGACCCTGCTGGCGATCGCCCATGGCACCCTGCCGCCGTCGCTGAATTTTTCAAATCCGCCGCCTGAAAGCCCCCTTGCCGGGGGTCCCTTCCGGGTGCAGACAAGCGCCCAGCCCTGGACCCCGAAAATCCCCGGCAATCCGCGCCGGGCGGCGGTGAGCGCCTTTGGTTTCGGCGGCATCAATGCGCATCTGCTGCTGGAAGAATGGCAGGAAAAAAACACTGCCCGGCCCCGGCGAATCCATATACCGGCGCCGGTTCAGCCGGAACCGATTGCCATCATCGGCATGGACGCGGCCGTAGGCAGCTTAAACTCCCTGCGCGAATTTCAGGAAGCAGTCCTGGGGGGAGACACTGTTTTCAAAAAACGACCGCCGGACCGCTGGAAAGGAAGCGACGCCATCGCCGAAGGCAGCCTCCGGGGCGGCGCATCCTGGGGCGCGTTCATGGAAAGTTTCGAGATCCCCATGGGGGCGTTCAACATCCCGCCCGGTGAACTGCCCGATATCATCCCCCAGCATCTCCTGATGCTGAAGGTTGCCGCCGGCGCCATGAAAGATGCCGGGCTGCAGCTGCGGCAGGTCCGGACGGACATGAGCGTGCTGATCGGCATGGGGTTCGACTTTGAGGCCGCCAATTTTCACCTGCGCTGGAGCTTATACAACAACGTTGAACGCTGGGCGGAGAAACTCGGCCTGGACCTCAGCGCCGCCGAAACCGCCCGCTGGCTGGAATCTTTGCGCAATGCCTGCAGCCCTCCCCTGACCCCTGCCCGCACCCTGGGGGCTCTTGGCGGCATTATTGCCAGCCGGATCGCCCGGGCCTTTCGCCTGGGGGGCCCCAGCTTCGTGGTTTCCGCTGAAGCGGCTTCCGGTCTGCGGGCCCTTGAAATCGCGGTCCGTGCGCTCCAACAGAACGAAATCTACACGGCCCTGGTGGGGGCCGTCGATTTTACGGGTGATGTCCGCAGCATCCTGACGGCCCATGCGATAAAACCATTCTCTTCCCAGGACAGCGTCCGTTCCTTCGATCAAACGGCGGACGGAACCCTGCCGGGTGAAGGCGCAGCGGCGCTGGTTTTAAAACGCCTGACCGATGCCATCGCCGATAAAAACAGAATCCATGCCGTCGTCAGAGGGTTGGGGTCTGCCGGCAACAGCCGCAGTCAGGACGTCGATTGCGAAACATATGTTCAGTCCCTTGAACGCACCTTCAGGGATGCGGATGTTTCACCCGGACGTATCAGCTATCTGGAAACCCACGGCAGCGGAAACCCCTGTGAAGACGAAATCGAAGCAGAAGCCCTGCACCGCTTTTTTCCCCGGCGCGCCGGCAATGGGGCCGATCTTTGCGCCGTCGGCTCCCTCAAACCGGTCATCGGCCATCTCGGCGCTGCCGCCGGCCTGTTTTCCGTGGTCAAAACCAGCCTGTTGCTCTACCAGGAAATGCTGCCGCCGCTCAAAAATCTATCCGCTCCCAAATCGTCGCTCTGGCATCAGGGGCCGTTTCACTTTCCGGTTGCGCCCCAGTACTGGCTGCGAAACAGAAGCGACGGGCCGCGCAGTGCGTGTGTGGGCGCCATCACCGGCGACGGCAACTGCATGCATGTGGTTTTGGAAGAAGCGCCGGCCCCGGCGGTTTCGCCGGAAAGCCGCATCGAGGCGCCTTTACGGGATGCTGAAAGAAAGGCTCCCCTGGGATTTGGTTCCTGCGGCCTTTTTACGGTCACCGGCGGCAGCCGGCCGGAGCTGATTAAAGGCTTAAGCCGTCTGGAAGACCATGCCCGGAAAATGCTGCAGGATTCCCGCGGCATTGAAGAAATCGCCCGCTCCTGGTTTCAGCTTGCGCCGCCGGATCCCGGGGCGGCATTGGCCGTCAGTTTTGTCTGCGCGGACGTTTCCCGGCTGCTTTCGTTTGTCCGGGACGCCGGCCAGACCGTCCAAAACAACGCCCCCCTGAACACCATCGCACCGGGTGCCGTTCGCTTCTCCCCCGAGCCGCTGGGGCCCCGGGCCGGACTGGCTTTTGTCTATCCCGGTTCCGGCAACCATTATGCCGGAATGGGCCGGGGTATCGGCGTTCAGTGGCCGGAAATCCTGCGTCACATGGATGCTGAGACCGGTGAGCTGAAAACCCAGATGCGCCCCCATTCACTGATGCCCTGGCGCACAAACTGGCAGCCGGGCTGGGAATCGGACGCGGAACAAAAAATCATTTCAGACCCCCTTAACATGATCTTCGGCCAGGTGGTCCATGGCAGCCTGATGACCCGCCTGGTTCGACGCTTTGGCATTCAACCGTCCGCCGTCATCGGCTACAGCCTGGGGGAATCCGCCGGACTCTTTGCCATGGGCGCCTGGCCGGAGCGCGCTGAGATGCTCCGGCGCATGCAGGCTACCGATCTGTTTTCCACCGAGCTGGCCGGGCCCTGTCATGCCGCCCGTAAAGCGTGGGGGATCCCCAGGGATGAATCCGTGGACTGGTGCGTCGCTGCCGTCAATCGTCCGGCGGATGCGGTGCGACGGGCAATAAAAAAATGGCCGCATGTCCGGCTGCTGATCGTGAACACCCCTGCCGAATGCGTCATCGGCGGAAGAAAAGAACAGGTGGCGTCGGCCATCCGGGCGCTGGCATGCGAGGCGGTTTTCCTAAGCGGCGTGGTGACGGTCCATTGCGATGCCGCCCGCCCGGCTGCCGCCGCCTACCGGGCGCTGCATGTGTTTCCGGTGTCGCCGCCGGACGGCGTCCGCTTCTACAGCTGCGCCCTGGGACGATCCTTTGACCTCACCAGTCAAAGCGCAGCAGACTCGATTTTAAAACAGGCCCTTGACGGGTTTGATTTTACTGGCACCGTCCGCCAGGCCTACAAAGACGGCATCCGTATTTTTGTTGAAATGGGACCGCACGCCTCCTGTAGCCGGATGATTCGCACCATTCTTCAAGGCAGTCCCCTTCTGGCGGCATCCGCCTGTGTACGGGGTGAAAACGAAACCCTGACCCTGCTCAAACTCCTGGGGGCCCTGACGGCTGAACGCGTCCCGCTGGACCTGGCAAGACTTTATGGACCCGAAGCCTATCCGACCGGGCTCAGGGATGCGGCGGTACCTCCGGCCGCTGCCAGGCTGTTTACCGTTACGGTGGGATCCCCGCAGCCGGCGCCGGCGCTGCCGGCCGTGAAAACCGATGCGCCCGAAACCCGAACGGCCATGCCGCATCCGCCGCCAACGGTTCCTGTCCCGCCGGCAGCGCCGGACCATCCCTACGCGCAACTGATGGAAAGGCAGGAAATAAACACGGCCTTAACGGCTGACGCTCACGCCCGGTTTCTCGATTTCAGTAATAAGCTTCAGCAGGAAATGGCCCAAACGTACGAGCTCCAGACCCGGGTCCTTGAAAAAATGATTTCCCTGGGAATTACCCCCCCCGATGGCGTTGTCGAGGTAGGGCTCGAAAAACTTCCGCAACAGCACCCGGCTGACGAAGCTGCCGGGAAGTTGCCGGCCGAAGCCGCCGGAAAGCTTCAGCCCAATGGCGTCCCGCCGCAAAAGCCGGCCTTTTCCCGGGAAATGTGCCTGGAATTTGCTATCGGCTCAGCAGCACGGGTCTTGGGCCCCCGATTCAGCATCGTCGACACCTACCCGGTGCGCGTGCGCCTGCCGGACGAACCCCTGATGCTGGTGGACCGGATCCTGTCGCTGGAAGGTGAAAAAGGGTCTCTGGGACCCGGCCGAATCGTCACCGAGCATGACGTCCGGCCGGGGAGCTGGTACCTGGACGGCGGGCGGGCGCCGGTCTGCATTTCCGTGGAAGCCGGCCAGGCCGACCTGTTTCTGTGCGCCTATCTGGGGATCGATCTTCGTGTAAAGGGAAAGCGGTCCTACCGCCTGCTGGATGCCACGGTCGTGTTTCACCGCGACCTGCCGCGGCCGGGGGATGTGATCCGCTATGACATCCGCATTGAAAAATTCGTCCGCCAGGGTGAAACCTACCTCTTTTTCTTTAATTTCGACGGCTTTATCGGCGCCAGCCGTCTCATCACCATGACCGGCGGTTGCGCCGGCTTTTTCACCCCTGAAGAAGTCAAAAACTCCGGCGGCATCATTGCCGCCGAAGAAGAATCCCGGCCCCAGCCCCGGAAAAGCGCACCGCCGGTTAAAGCGCTCCGGGCGATCGGCCCAAAGGAGATAGAACAGTATGATGAAACCGCTGTCCAGGGCCTCAGGGAGGGAAACCCGGCGGCGTGTTTCGGGCCGGACTTTACAGGCGTCCATTTCAGCGAGTCGCTTCGGCTTCCCGGCGGCCCCATGAAGCTCATCGACCGGGTCCTGTCCCTGGACCCCGCAGGCGGGCGGTTCGGCCTGGGGAGCATTCAAGCCGAGGCCGACATCCATCCCGAAAGCTGGTATCTCACCTGTCACTTCATGGACGACATGGTCATGCCGGGCACCCTCATGTATGAATGCTGCGCCCACACGCTCCGGGTTTTTCTTCAGCGCATGGGCTGGGTGTCGGACGAACCGGACGCCCGTTATGAGCCGGTTGCCGGCATCAAGAGTGTTTTAAAGTGCCGGGGGCCGGTCACGCCCCAAACCCAAAAGGTGCGCTATGAGGTGGAGATCAAAGAAATGGGATACAACCCTGAACCGTATGTCCTGGCGGATGCCCACATGTATGCCGACGGACATTATATTGTGCGGTTCACGGACATGTCCCTGAAGCTGAGCGGAGCCACCCGTGAAGGGCTGGAAGCCTTCTGGGAACCCAAAAAAGAAGAGACGATTGCCTTTGACCGCAACCACATCCTCGCCTTTACCACGGGGAAACCCTCGGCGGCCTTCGGAGCGGCCTATAAAGCATTTGATGAAGACCGCATTATCGCCAGGCTGCCGGCCCCGCCCTATTCTTTTATCGACCGGATCACCCGGGTCGAACCGCCGCCATGGATGCTGAAGCCCGACGGCTGGATAACGGCGGAATATGGTGTGCCGCCGGATGCATGGTATTTCCGGGCCGACCGCAGCGGCCTCATGCCGTTTTGCGTCCTGCTGGAGATCGCCCTGCAGCCCTGCGGCTGGCTGGCGGCTTATGCCGGATCAGCCCTGAAAAGTGAAAACGACCTCAAGTTCCGCAACCTGGGCGGGGAAGCCGTCCAGCACAGGGCGGTTTTGCCGGGAGCCGGCCGGCTGACCATGCGGGTCCGCATGACCCAGGTGGCTGAAGCCGGTGAAATGATCATCGAACATTTCCGCTTTGAAGTCCTCCAGGACAACACCCGCGTGTATGACGGGACGACCTACTTCGGTTTTTTTACCCAAACAGCCCTGGCCCGGCAGGTCGGGATCCGGGATGTCGAAAAATCCGGGTTTGTTCCTGATCCGGAAGCGCTCCGCATGGCCCGCACAGGGATCCTGCCGGATGCGGCCCCGTTGTCCCCGGATGACCCGCACACAGATCCCGCCCCGCCCCTGGCGATGCCGTCCCGTGCCCTCCGGATGATCGACGCCATCGATGCTTACCTGCCGGCGGGAGGAGACCATGGCCTGGGATTTATCCGGGGCATCAAGACGATTGACCCGGCTGAATGGTTTTTCAAAGCCCATTTTTACCAGGACCCGGTCTGCCCGGGCTCCCTGGGAATCGAATCGTTTCTTCAGCTCGTTAAATTCATGGCGCTGGCGCGTTGGGGTCGTCTGGCGGACAGCCACCGGTTCGTGCCGATATTGGATCA containing:
- a CDS encoding NAD(P)-dependent oxidoreductase, which translates into the protein MHDTLFINGQNEWVAGLFEKGAPAGYTAKWVFKKAPDEDKLPLLKNAEFLVLHPAVISGELMRSAGKLRLIQLLTAGYDAIVVSLAGELGIPVATNGGANAWAVAEHTVALLLSLYKRLTHCDRSVREGNWRRPITGFNTFEVVGKTLGLIGAGKIGRKVAYRFAGFEAKIIYFDVVSAPDIEKDLGARRVATVEELLREADIVSLHVPGTPETHHMINKETLSIMKPTAVVLNTSRGSAIDEPALVEALQQKKILGAGLDVYGKEPIDSGNPLLELENIVLTPHTAGHAYEGWFRRIRFAWENIQRVVAGNPPESLATKED
- a CDS encoding nucleotidyltransferase domain-containing protein, which translates into the protein MQKGKIKIEKLLKEKRKAVMILTAKHGARNPRIFGSAARGETGPESDIDLLVKMEDGRSLLDLSALALDLKDLLGIKVDVVSEDGLYWLLRRRILKEAKPL
- a CDS encoding DUF86 domain-containing protein is translated as MKKDSRVYLAQILERIDRIKEFTADGKQAFLNDLRTQDAVIRNFEVIGEAAKRIPEEYRKGQPTIPWRELSGFRDVLIHQYEGVNAAEVWQIVEKNLDPLRRAIVAILPPLNELEKEIAGNKEPDKKVKRKK
- a CDS encoding DEAD/DEAH box helicase, yielding MAATRPIRIVLTNTLQLSQVPPEFRGLLMEKLKFPNPKWMENHRLGRWNRGTPQELRFYDTVGKDGLWIPRGYIRHLIDMCRQQGIPFELEDRRQNLAPVQFGFTGKLRAFQQKAVRDMLAKEFGTLSAPTGSGKTVIALYLIAQRQQPTLIVVHTKDLAFQWIDRIESFLKIPPDEVGLIGAGKKTVGQTITVALVQSLYRCAAEIRGRFGHLVVDECHRTPSRTFTDAVTEFSTRYMLGLSATPWRRDGLSKLIFWHLGDVHHEMKKAELIQSGDVLDVEVRFRETDFKPHFDPVTAYSKMLSELTVNDARNRLIASDVAQEAETSRGVCLVLSDRKKHCETLQAILKYRHKLSCELLTGELKDSDRQAVLERLNKGEVRVLIATGQLIGEGFDHKDLSTLFLATPIRFSGRLLQYLGRVLRPAAGKEKARVYDYVDTQVDVLTAAAKARQRVYARR
- a CDS encoding beta-ketoacyl synthase N-terminal-like domain-containing protein: MQTKPSIAVVGMAGIFPNAADLDAFWDNIVNKVDSIGDIPAGRWVVPPAAMVDPAPKPDKAFATRAGLVKDFVFDPDGLSIDKDLVRELDPLYHIVLHAGRKAWSGCNTATIDLRRVGTILAAIALPTDTASAVTRKILGAAFAEKLSKKTFSAEPPAVTRNQSLSSRVTGFPAALLAKALGLGGGSYTLDATCASSLYSVKLACDELLAHRADAMLAGGVSRPESLYTQVGFSQLRALSPTGRCAPFDETADGLVVGEGAGILVLKRLEDARKDGDRIYGLIRGIGLANDLEGSLLSPDSEGQLRAMHNAYRAAGWQPGDVDLIECHGAGTPLGDRTELNSLRSLWGDAGWQPGQCAIGSIKSMIGHLLTAAGAAGLIKTLLAIAHGTLPPSLNFSNPPPESPLAGGPFRVQTSAQPWTPKIPGNPRRAAVSAFGFGGINAHLLLEEWQEKNTARPRRIHIPAPVQPEPIAIIGMDAAVGSLNSLREFQEAVLGGDTVFKKRPPDRWKGSDAIAEGSLRGGASWGAFMESFEIPMGAFNIPPGELPDIIPQHLLMLKVAAGAMKDAGLQLRQVRTDMSVLIGMGFDFEAANFHLRWSLYNNVERWAEKLGLDLSAAETARWLESLRNACSPPLTPARTLGALGGIIASRIARAFRLGGPSFVVSAEAASGLRALEIAVRALQQNEIYTALVGAVDFTGDVRSILTAHAIKPFSSQDSVRSFDQTADGTLPGEGAAALVLKRLTDAIADKNRIHAVVRGLGSAGNSRSQDVDCETYVQSLERTFRDADVSPGRISYLETHGSGNPCEDEIEAEALHRFFPRRAGNGADLCAVGSLKPVIGHLGAAAGLFSVVKTSLLLYQEMLPPLKNLSAPKSSLWHQGPFHFPVAPQYWLRNRSDGPRSACVGAITGDGNCMHVVLEEAPAPAVSPESRIEAPLRDAERKAPLGFGSCGLFTVTGGSRPELIKGLSRLEDHARKMLQDSRGIEEIARSWFQLAPPDPGAALAVSFVCADVSRLLSFVRDAGQTVQNNAPLNTIAPGAVRFSPEPLGPRAGLAFVYPGSGNHYAGMGRGIGVQWPEILRHMDAETGELKTQMRPHSLMPWRTNWQPGWESDAEQKIISDPLNMIFGQVVHGSLMTRLVRRFGIQPSAVIGYSLGESAGLFAMGAWPERAEMLRRMQATDLFSTELAGPCHAARKAWGIPRDESVDWCVAAVNRPADAVRRAIKKWPHVRLLIVNTPAECVIGGRKEQVASAIRALACEAVFLSGVVTVHCDAARPAAAAYRALHVFPVSPPDGVRFYSCALGRSFDLTSQSAADSILKQALDGFDFTGTVRQAYKDGIRIFVEMGPHASCSRMIRTILQGSPLLAASACVRGENETLTLLKLLGALTAERVPLDLARLYGPEAYPTGLRDAAVPPAAARLFTVTVGSPQPAPALPAVKTDAPETRTAMPHPPPTVPVPPAAPDHPYAQLMERQEINTALTADAHARFLDFSNKLQQEMAQTYELQTRVLEKMISLGITPPDGVVEVGLEKLPQQHPADEAAGKLPAEAAGKLQPNGVPPQKPAFSREMCLEFAIGSAARVLGPRFSIVDTYPVRVRLPDEPLMLVDRILSLEGEKGSLGPGRIVTEHDVRPGSWYLDGGRAPVCISVEAGQADLFLCAYLGIDLRVKGKRSYRLLDATVVFHRDLPRPGDVIRYDIRIEKFVRQGETYLFFFNFDGFIGASRLITMTGGCAGFFTPEEVKNSGGIIAAEEESRPQPRKSAPPVKALRAIGPKEIEQYDETAVQGLREGNPAACFGPDFTGVHFSESLRLPGGPMKLIDRVLSLDPAGGRFGLGSIQAEADIHPESWYLTCHFMDDMVMPGTLMYECCAHTLRVFLQRMGWVSDEPDARYEPVAGIKSVLKCRGPVTPQTQKVRYEVEIKEMGYNPEPYVLADAHMYADGHYIVRFTDMSLKLSGATREGLEAFWEPKKEETIAFDRNHILAFTTGKPSAAFGAAYKAFDEDRIIARLPAPPYSFIDRITRVEPPPWMLKPDGWITAEYGVPPDAWYFRADRSGLMPFCVLLEIALQPCGWLAAYAGSALKSENDLKFRNLGGEAVQHRAVLPGAGRLTMRVRMTQVAEAGEMIIEHFRFEVLQDNTRVYDGTTYFGFFTQTALARQVGIRDVEKSGFVPDPEALRMARTGILPDAAPLSPDDPHTDPAPPLAMPSRALRMIDAIDAYLPAGGDHGLGFIRGIKTIDPAEWFFKAHFYQDPVCPGSLGIESFLQLVKFMALARWGRLADSHRFVPILDQSHRWTYRGQILPQNKKVEVEAVVTHVGEIPYPRITANGLLKVDGIYIYQMENFGFDLLPKT